One window of the Natrinema sp. CBA1119 genome contains the following:
- a CDS encoding flavin reductase family protein translates to MHEFAPADRTDDEIARLVKTVVTPRPIAWISTRSEDGVDNLAPFSSYNYVSLQEPTVLFNTPNGDRDDLKDTARNALDTGEFVVNVVTEADIERMDHTSASLPPDESEFDLADVERGECRTVDASRVADAAISMECTLHDSIEVHDKLMILGDVEYVHVDEARLTDGKLDGRNLDTVGRLGGPYYTVSEPVSFERQF, encoded by the coding sequence ATGCACGAATTCGCTCCCGCGGACCGAACGGACGACGAGATCGCACGGCTCGTCAAAACCGTCGTCACGCCGCGACCGATCGCCTGGATCAGCACGCGAAGCGAGGACGGCGTCGACAACCTCGCGCCCTTTAGCTCGTACAACTACGTCTCCCTGCAGGAGCCGACGGTTCTCTTCAACACGCCCAACGGTGACCGGGACGATCTGAAGGACACGGCGCGAAACGCCCTCGATACCGGCGAGTTCGTCGTCAACGTCGTCACCGAGGCCGACATCGAGCGGATGGACCACACCTCGGCGTCGCTCCCGCCGGACGAGAGCGAGTTCGACCTCGCCGACGTCGAGCGCGGTGAATGTCGGACGGTGGACGCCTCCCGGGTCGCCGACGCGGCGATCTCGATGGAGTGTACGCTCCACGACTCGATCGAGGTCCACGACAAGCTGATGATACTCGGCGACGTCGAGTACGTCCACGTCGACGAGGCGCGGCTGACCGACGGGAAACTCGACGGGCGTAATCTGGATACGGTCGGGCGGCTCGGCGGCCCCTACTACACCGTCTCGGAGCCGGTGTCGTTCGAGCGGCAGTTCTGA
- a CDS encoding nucleoside phosphorylase — translation MSHDSEDPNADVQYHLEVGPDDVAETVLLPGNPERLEKIVAFWDDYEMRAHHREYRTATGEADGTPISVTSTGIGSPSAAIAVEELARVGVETFIRVGSCGAIQPEMAVGDLVITTGAVRQEGTSDEYVREDYPAAADYEVVSALVAAAERLGYEYHTGVTMSADSFYAGQGRPGFDGFEAAGADDLVDELKAANVTNIEMEASAILTLASLYGLRAGAVCTVYANRETGEFRTEGESRAAETATLATHLLAKMDAVKREEGVDRWHAGLSLE, via the coding sequence ATGTCTCACGACAGTGAAGATCCGAACGCCGACGTGCAGTACCACCTCGAGGTCGGTCCCGACGACGTGGCCGAGACCGTGCTCCTCCCGGGAAACCCCGAGCGCCTCGAGAAGATCGTCGCGTTCTGGGACGACTACGAGATGCGGGCCCACCACCGCGAGTACCGAACGGCGACGGGCGAGGCCGACGGAACGCCCATCTCGGTCACCTCGACCGGCATCGGCAGCCCCTCCGCTGCGATCGCCGTCGAGGAACTGGCTCGAGTCGGCGTCGAGACGTTCATCCGGGTCGGCTCCTGCGGTGCGATCCAGCCCGAGATGGCCGTCGGCGACCTGGTGATCACGACCGGCGCGGTCCGTCAGGAGGGGACCAGCGACGAGTACGTCCGCGAGGACTACCCGGCCGCCGCGGACTACGAGGTGGTCTCCGCGCTCGTCGCCGCCGCCGAACGGCTGGGCTACGAGTATCACACCGGCGTGACGATGAGCGCGGACTCGTTCTACGCCGGTCAGGGCCGGCCGGGATTCGACGGCTTCGAAGCTGCCGGCGCCGACGACTTGGTCGACGAACTCAAAGCGGCGAACGTCACCAACATCGAAATGGAGGCAAGCGCCATCCTCACGCTCGCGAGTCTGTACGGGCTCCGGGCCGGCGCGGTCTGTACCGTCTACGCCAACCGCGAAACCGGCGAGTTCCGGACCGAAGGAGAGTCCCGCGCCGCCGAAACCGCGACGCTCGCGACCCATCTGCTGGCGAAAATGGACGCCGTCAAACGGGAGGAAGGCGTCGACCGCTGGCACGCCGGCCTCTCGCTCGAGTAG
- a CDS encoding beta-ketoacyl-ACP reductase, which yields MSMDGRTCVITGSAKGIGRGIAEYLGQEGANVVINYRSSEGAAHDAVDAIESAGGSAVAAKADVSNRAEVEHMVEICHEAFGPADVLVNNAGITADKQFTEMSREEWDRVMDVNLGGMFNCTQLFYDDIWNAEEGRLINISSVVGKQGNFGQANYAAAKSGMFGFTRTIALELAQGGSTANCVAPGFTATDMLESVPDEVLDRIIAGIPLARLADVEDIAAVVRFLASEDSSYVTGEVIDVNGGMDL from the coding sequence ATGTCCATGGATGGTCGTACCTGTGTGATCACGGGCTCGGCGAAGGGAATCGGTCGGGGTATCGCGGAGTATCTCGGTCAGGAAGGTGCGAACGTCGTCATTAACTACCGATCATCGGAAGGGGCGGCACACGACGCCGTCGATGCGATCGAATCGGCGGGCGGGTCTGCCGTTGCGGCCAAGGCCGACGTCTCCAACCGCGCCGAGGTCGAACACATGGTCGAAATCTGCCACGAGGCGTTCGGCCCGGCCGACGTGCTCGTGAACAACGCCGGGATCACGGCCGACAAGCAGTTCACGGAGATGTCCCGCGAGGAGTGGGACCGCGTCATGGACGTTAACCTCGGCGGCATGTTCAACTGTACCCAACTGTTCTACGACGATATCTGGAACGCCGAGGAGGGCCGACTGATCAACATCTCGAGCGTCGTCGGCAAACAGGGGAACTTCGGCCAGGCCAACTACGCCGCCGCGAAAAGCGGCATGTTCGGCTTCACCCGAACGATCGCCCTCGAACTCGCCCAGGGCGGCTCGACGGCCAACTGCGTCGCGCCCGGCTTCACTGCGACCGACATGCTCGAGAGCGTCCCGGACGAGGTGCTCGACCGGATCATCGCCGGGATCCCGCTCGCGCGGTTGGCCGATGTCGAGGACATCGCGGCCGTCGTTCGGTTTCTCGCCAGCGAGGACTCCTCGTACGTGACGGGGGAAGTGATCGACGTCAACGGCGGGATGGATCTGTAG
- a CDS encoding poly(R)-hydroxyalkanoic acid synthase subunit, with amino-acid sequence MSDSQPPMQDWNAFAEQWNEQFLEALEDNMEAQAQFVESWSETVGEASDDTEISDGVEGYARAYETWMNASQQMVERANDQLEGEDVDIEEFRDIWLNTANEAFKEVMSTTAFAKMTGETVGDVLELQEQADEAAQETLTSLGFATEGDVVEIGDRLVELERRQHAVEQKLDRVLEHVEDEQ; translated from the coding sequence ATGTCAGACTCACAACCCCCGATGCAAGACTGGAACGCGTTCGCGGAACAGTGGAACGAGCAGTTCCTCGAGGCCCTCGAGGACAATATGGAAGCGCAGGCGCAGTTCGTCGAGAGCTGGTCGGAGACCGTCGGCGAGGCCAGCGACGACACCGAGATCTCCGACGGCGTCGAGGGCTACGCTCGCGCCTACGAGACGTGGATGAACGCCTCTCAGCAGATGGTCGAGCGGGCGAACGACCAGCTCGAGGGCGAGGACGTCGACATCGAGGAGTTCCGCGACATCTGGCTCAACACGGCGAACGAGGCGTTCAAGGAGGTCATGTCGACGACCGCCTTCGCCAAGATGACCGGCGAGACCGTCGGCGACGTCCTCGAACTGCAGGAACAGGCCGACGAAGCCGCCCAGGAGACGCTCACCTCGCTGGGCTTCGCGACCGAGGGCGACGTCGTCGAAATCGGTGACCGCCTCGTCGAACTCGAGCGCCGCCAGCACGCCGTCGAGCAGAAACTCGACCGCGTGCTCGAGCACGTCGAAGACGAGCAATGA
- the cdd gene encoding cytidine deaminase, whose protein sequence is MDELIAAARDIQERAHVPYSEYRVGAALETTDGEVFVGCNLENANFSNSLHAEEVAIAEAVKNGHREFARLAVSSDRRDGVTPCGMCRQTLTEFCDDDLVVICDEGGDDMTEYTLGELLPNTITEETLE, encoded by the coding sequence ATGGACGAGTTGATCGCTGCCGCTCGCGACATCCAGGAACGCGCTCACGTCCCTTACTCCGAGTACCGGGTCGGTGCCGCCCTCGAGACGACCGACGGCGAGGTCTTCGTGGGCTGCAACCTCGAGAACGCGAACTTCAGCAACAGTCTCCACGCGGAGGAGGTCGCGATCGCGGAGGCGGTCAAGAACGGCCACCGGGAGTTCGCCCGGCTGGCCGTGAGTTCGGACCGCCGCGACGGCGTCACGCCCTGCGGGATGTGTCGGCAGACGCTCACGGAGTTCTGCGACGACGACCTCGTCGTGATCTGTGACGAGGGCGGCGACGACATGACCGAGTACACGCTGGGCGAACTGCTGCCGAACACGATCACCGAGGAGACGCTCGAGTAG
- the phaC gene encoding class III poly(R)-hydroxyalkanoic acid synthase subunit PhaC, which translates to MNNPFATALNVQRQAWEATADLAEKTKVAPERTETVENIDVGQTPSEVVYEENKLELLHYEPMTEEQHDVPILIVYALINKPYILDLQPDRSVVQTLLEAGFDVYLIDWGEPSKLDRSLSIDDYVNRYIDNCVDVVRERSGRDSINILGYCMGGTKSAMYASLYPEKVENLALMAAGLCFAGDGGVLELWGGEDYYDPERVTDTFDNVPAEFLDIGFALMDPVANNVTKYVRFYDNMDDEDFVENFARMERWLDEGIDMAGVAYEEFIRDIYQENKLYENELELGGEHVDITNIDMPVLQIVAEYDHLIPPEASKPFNDAVSSTDTEILEFATGHIGMSVSSRSHEELWPEVCDWFEARSTDADVESEPETLESEDTDAAADTALESETSDRSDDEIVERAEEDVQDEPAEPGEMTVDEDVVEEVAGEEAASEIESETDDLTDLTGVGQAYAEDLAAAEIETFEQLAAADVAELAAETGISPSRIEDWKDQARDE; encoded by the coding sequence ATGAACAACCCCTTCGCAACCGCACTGAACGTGCAACGGCAGGCCTGGGAGGCGACCGCCGATCTGGCCGAGAAGACGAAGGTCGCGCCCGAGCGCACCGAAACCGTCGAGAACATCGACGTCGGGCAGACGCCCAGCGAGGTCGTCTACGAGGAGAACAAACTCGAGCTCCTCCACTACGAGCCGATGACGGAGGAGCAACACGACGTTCCGATCCTCATCGTCTACGCGCTGATCAACAAGCCGTACATCCTCGATCTCCAGCCCGACCGCTCCGTGGTCCAGACGCTGCTCGAGGCCGGCTTCGATGTCTACCTGATCGACTGGGGCGAGCCCTCCAAGCTGGATCGCTCGCTGTCTATCGACGACTACGTCAACCGCTACATCGACAACTGCGTCGACGTCGTCCGCGAGCGCTCCGGGCGGGATTCGATCAACATCCTCGGCTACTGCATGGGCGGCACGAAGTCGGCCATGTACGCCTCGCTGTACCCCGAGAAAGTCGAGAACCTCGCGCTGATGGCCGCCGGCCTCTGTTTCGCCGGCGACGGCGGCGTCCTCGAGCTCTGGGGTGGCGAGGACTACTACGACCCCGAACGGGTCACCGATACCTTCGACAACGTTCCCGCGGAGTTCCTCGATATCGGGTTCGCACTGATGGATCCCGTCGCGAACAACGTGACGAAGTACGTCCGGTTCTACGACAACATGGACGACGAGGACTTCGTCGAGAACTTCGCTCGCATGGAGCGCTGGCTCGACGAGGGTATCGACATGGCCGGCGTCGCCTACGAGGAGTTCATCCGGGATATCTACCAGGAGAACAAGCTCTACGAGAACGAACTCGAGCTGGGCGGCGAACACGTCGATATCACGAATATCGACATGCCCGTCCTCCAGATCGTCGCGGAGTACGACCATCTCATCCCGCCGGAGGCGTCCAAGCCGTTCAACGACGCGGTCTCCTCGACCGACACCGAGATCCTCGAGTTCGCGACGGGTCACATCGGGATGTCCGTTTCCTCGCGGAGCCACGAGGAACTCTGGCCGGAGGTCTGTGACTGGTTCGAAGCCCGGTCGACCGACGCCGACGTTGAGTCCGAACCCGAGACGCTGGAATCCGAGGACACTGACGCCGCTGCCGACACTGCTCTCGAGTCCGAGACGAGCGACCGCTCGGACGACGAGATCGTCGAGCGCGCCGAAGAAGACGTTCAGGACGAGCCCGCGGAGCCGGGCGAGATGACTGTCGATGAGGATGTCGTCGAGGAAGTCGCCGGCGAGGAGGCCGCTTCCGAGATCGAGTCCGAAACCGACGATCTCACCGATCTCACGGGCGTCGGGCAAGCGTACGCGGAGGACCTCGCCGCGGCCGAGATCGAGACGTTCGAGCAGCTCGCGGCCGCCGACGTCGCTGAACTCGCCGCCGAAACGGGGATCTCGCCCAGCCGGATCGAGGACTGGAAGGACCAGGCTCGAGACGAGTAG
- a CDS encoding ABC transporter permease, giving the protein MTVGRRLTKGRAVAGLAVSQVRHERGRTILVVLAIALAVLAVTLLASLGLGVLQTGEERFDRAGQDVWISGEAVELTATGGLENPITDSHRIAGDLERRDDVESASPLAFHAIYVGTEPDDLELVTGVGVPGTQDARTDTGDGFSAGDAHYADGSYDGPMSREIVIDPQTAETFDVAVGDEIHVGTSRETAAEREFEVVGISSTYSSFLGTSTVTMPLSELQELTGTTGSDRATFVTVTTADDADRGAVSDDIQRSYPEYDVRTSDEQFESMLSEYLLVLASGATLVVLALVAGIALTTNTLVLVAVQQREELAALRALGLSRGLIAGVVGGQGFALGALGGLLGLLATPVCAFGLNQVAVRFVGFETLLRTPPSIYAAGLAIAIGIGTLGALVAGWRAARYARVDALHA; this is encoded by the coding sequence ATAACCGTGGGTCGACGACTCACCAAAGGGCGCGCGGTCGCGGGGCTCGCGGTCAGTCAGGTGCGCCACGAGCGCGGCCGGACTATTCTCGTCGTCCTCGCGATCGCGCTGGCCGTCCTCGCCGTCACGCTGCTGGCGAGTCTCGGGCTCGGGGTCCTGCAGACCGGCGAAGAACGGTTCGACCGGGCCGGACAGGACGTCTGGATTTCGGGCGAGGCCGTCGAACTGACGGCGACCGGCGGTCTCGAGAACCCGATCACGGACTCCCATCGGATCGCCGGCGACCTCGAGCGCCGCGACGACGTCGAGAGCGCCTCGCCGCTCGCGTTCCACGCGATCTACGTCGGGACGGAGCCGGACGACCTTGAGCTCGTGACGGGGGTCGGTGTCCCGGGAACACAGGACGCCCGCACCGACACCGGTGACGGCTTCTCGGCCGGCGACGCCCACTACGCCGACGGGAGCTACGACGGGCCGATGAGTCGGGAAATCGTCATCGATCCGCAGACGGCCGAGACGTTCGATGTCGCCGTCGGAGACGAGATCCACGTCGGGACGAGTCGGGAGACCGCCGCGGAACGGGAGTTCGAGGTCGTTGGAATCTCCTCGACGTACTCGTCGTTTCTCGGCACGTCGACGGTGACGATGCCGCTCAGCGAGTTACAGGAGCTCACCGGGACGACGGGATCGGATCGGGCGACGTTCGTGACCGTCACCACGGCGGACGACGCCGATCGAGGCGCCGTTAGCGACGACATCCAGCGGTCGTATCCGGAGTACGATGTCCGGACGAGCGACGAGCAGTTCGAGTCGATGCTGAGCGAGTACCTGCTGGTGCTCGCCAGCGGAGCGACGCTCGTCGTGCTGGCGCTGGTCGCCGGGATCGCACTGACGACGAACACCCTGGTTCTCGTGGCCGTCCAGCAGCGCGAGGAGCTCGCGGCCCTGCGAGCGCTCGGCCTCTCGCGCGGATTGATCGCGGGCGTGGTCGGCGGCCAGGGGTTCGCACTCGGTGCGCTCGGCGGGCTCCTCGGTCTCCTCGCGACGCCGGTCTGTGCGTTCGGTCTGAATCAGGTGGCAGTCCGGTTCGTCGGCTTCGAAACCCTGCTCCGAACGCCGCCGAGTATCTACGCGGCCGGGCTCGCGATCGCGATCGGAATCGGGACCCTCGGTGCCCTGGTCGCTGGCTGGCGGGCGGCGCGGTACGCTCGCGTCGACGCGCTTCACGCCTGA
- a CDS encoding FtsX-like permease family protein — protein sequence MTVSLVALTIALLVVVTGIATGLAADSTADDEADIRVVPEGGGTLSSVVDVESARLGDAHESAAAIERRDDVAYATPVLTEAVRIRTAGSDEPETVLAMGVVPPAKPTEIEGVSTASLESGDPHYANGSYDGPRTGEIVLTDAAADGIDASAGDDLAVRGSMLQAANRSGAGDRSPTHTVTAVEDVSATDLSGELPLVVLHLSELQSMTGAEDADLADQVLVETESGTSTAAAEDAYPNATIQSGDDGGFASIRSDDFALATSLVALVVAVVICSLFVATSSALTIDRDRQAIAVLAAVGFSVRSRLAIVALTTLSLTLAGAVAGVILGIVGISLTNYVATATVAPGPIATSRPAFAPYAIGVALIAGILALPYPLYLVAQTNVVAELGR from the coding sequence GTGACGGTCTCCCTCGTCGCGCTCACGATCGCCCTGCTGGTGGTCGTGACCGGGATCGCCACCGGCCTCGCGGCCGATTCGACGGCCGACGACGAGGCCGACATCCGCGTCGTTCCCGAGGGGGGCGGTACGCTCTCGTCCGTTGTCGATGTCGAGAGCGCGCGGCTCGGCGACGCCCACGAGAGCGCGGCGGCGATCGAGCGCCGCGACGACGTCGCGTACGCGACGCCGGTCCTCACGGAGGCCGTCAGAATTCGAACGGCGGGGAGCGACGAACCCGAAACCGTGCTCGCGATGGGCGTCGTTCCGCCGGCCAAACCGACCGAGATCGAGGGCGTCTCGACTGCCTCGCTCGAGTCGGGTGACCCCCACTACGCGAACGGGAGCTACGACGGGCCGCGGACGGGCGAAATCGTGCTGACGGACGCCGCGGCGGACGGGATCGACGCGTCGGCGGGAGACGATCTCGCAGTGCGGGGTTCGATGCTCCAAGCGGCGAACCGGTCCGGAGCGGGCGATCGGTCTCCGACACACACCGTGACGGCCGTCGAGGACGTGTCGGCCACCGATTTGAGCGGTGAGCTTCCGCTCGTCGTGCTCCACCTGAGCGAACTCCAGTCGATGACCGGTGCCGAGGACGCCGATCTCGCCGATCAGGTACTCGTCGAAACCGAGTCGGGGACATCGACGGCGGCCGCCGAAGACGCGTATCCGAACGCGACGATTCAGTCCGGAGACGACGGCGGGTTCGCGTCGATTCGAAGCGATGACTTCGCGCTCGCGACGAGCCTCGTCGCGCTTGTCGTCGCGGTCGTGATCTGCTCGCTGTTCGTGGCGACCTCGTCGGCGCTGACGATCGACCGGGACCGACAGGCCATCGCAGTGCTCGCGGCGGTCGGATTCTCGGTTCGCTCGCGCCTGGCGATCGTCGCGCTGACGACGCTGAGTCTGACGCTGGCCGGAGCGGTTGCCGGCGTCATCCTCGGGATCGTCGGCATCTCGCTCACGAACTACGTGGCGACGGCGACCGTCGCACCGGGCCCGATCGCGACGTCCCGGCCGGCGTTCGCCCCGTACGCCATCGGGGTCGCGCTGATCGCCGGCATCCTCGCGCTCCCGTACCCGCTGTATCTCGTCGCTCAAACGAACGTCGTCGCCGAACTGGGTCGATAA
- a CDS encoding AbrB/MazE/SpoVT family DNA-binding domain-containing protein, giving the protein MTDDSDRSPWFPPAMFTEGMQEMQEAGEQVAESQQEMMKQLLQATSANPLENASAFGPMNMGTATFKARVQSGGRISIPGPEREALDIEEGDIVQTIVVPVKRNREDQS; this is encoded by the coding sequence ATGACGGACGACTCCGACCGATCGCCCTGGTTCCCACCCGCGATGTTTACGGAGGGAATGCAGGAGATGCAGGAAGCCGGCGAGCAGGTCGCCGAATCCCAGCAGGAGATGATGAAACAGTTGTTGCAGGCCACGTCAGCGAACCCGCTCGAGAACGCCTCGGCGTTCGGTCCCATGAACATGGGCACGGCGACGTTCAAGGCCCGCGTCCAGAGCGGCGGTCGGATCAGCATTCCCGGCCCCGAACGGGAAGCCCTCGACATCGAAGAGGGCGATATCGTCCAGACGATCGTCGTTCCCGTCAAACGCAACCGAGAGGATCAATCATGA
- a CDS encoding UPF0175 family protein produces the protein MSSISARIPDEDEAALEEVSELLGEDKSTVIRKALREGLSDLRTRLAVQQYQSGEISTNQAARVAGVSVADWLEIAREHNLTTQLSPDDLAADAETAREL, from the coding sequence ATGTCGTCGATCAGCGCTCGTATCCCGGACGAGGACGAAGCCGCTCTCGAGGAAGTGTCGGAGTTGCTCGGCGAAGACAAGAGTACAGTAATTCGAAAGGCGCTCCGTGAAGGGCTGTCCGATCTCCGCACCCGACTCGCCGTCCAGCAGTACCAATCCGGTGAAATCTCGACGAATCAGGCCGCGCGGGTCGCCGGCGTGAGCGTCGCCGACTGGCTCGAGATCGCCCGCGAACATAATCTGACGACGCAGCTTTCCCCCGACGATCTCGCCGCCGACGCTGAGACCGCTCGGGAGTTATGA
- a CDS encoding phosphomannomutase, with protein sequence MSLFGTAGIRGPVEDVSPSLALAVGQAAGDPGETFVVGRDGRETGPALAAAMEAGLESAGADVRRLGQVPTPTLAFASRGRRGVMLTASHNPPTDNGIKLFADGVEYDGDAERTVDDRVASEGTRLARWDEWGESERLTVLDRYLDAVEGYIRERFGDRTPNPEDAPPDEPLAGLRIAVDCGNGVGALATPQVLEQLGANIVAINASVDGHFPGRESKPTPETLSEFTAFLDDGSFDLGLAHDGDADRLVVLGPDGSVIHEDTVLAVVAARYTADSDADDPVVVTTPNASARIDELVRAAGGRVERVRLGSLHEGIARERARGGEDTELVFAAEPWKHIHTAFGGWIDGVVSAAVVAALVADTGDTDRLRDPVTERPYRKVSIECPDAAKADVMTALETELPAAFPEATVDTDYGVRLEFADASWLLVRPSGTEPYVRLYAESDSVDALVDDARSVIETAVEKSR encoded by the coding sequence ATGAGCCTCTTCGGAACTGCGGGAATTCGCGGCCCGGTCGAGGACGTTTCGCCCTCGCTCGCGCTCGCCGTCGGTCAGGCTGCCGGTGACCCCGGCGAAACGTTCGTCGTCGGTCGCGACGGCCGGGAGACGGGGCCGGCGCTCGCGGCGGCGATGGAGGCCGGTCTCGAGAGCGCCGGGGCCGACGTTCGCCGGCTCGGACAGGTACCGACCCCGACGCTCGCCTTCGCCTCGCGCGGGCGACGCGGCGTGATGCTCACGGCGAGTCACAACCCGCCCACCGACAACGGCATCAAACTCTTCGCCGACGGTGTCGAGTACGACGGCGACGCGGAGCGGACAGTCGACGACCGCGTCGCGAGCGAGGGCACACGACTCGCTCGCTGGGACGAGTGGGGCGAATCCGAACGCCTCACCGTGCTCGATCGGTATCTCGATGCCGTCGAGGGCTACATCCGCGAGCGCTTCGGTGACCGGACTCCGAACCCCGAAGACGCACCGCCGGACGAACCGCTCGCGGGGCTTCGAATCGCCGTCGACTGCGGCAACGGCGTGGGCGCGCTCGCGACGCCGCAGGTCCTCGAGCAACTCGGCGCGAATATCGTCGCGATCAACGCGTCCGTCGACGGCCACTTTCCTGGTCGGGAGAGCAAACCCACGCCGGAGACGCTCTCGGAGTTTACCGCGTTTCTCGACGATGGCAGCTTCGATCTCGGACTTGCTCACGACGGCGACGCCGACCGCCTCGTCGTCCTCGGTCCCGACGGGTCGGTGATTCACGAGGACACCGTCCTCGCCGTCGTCGCGGCCCGCTACACGGCCGACAGCGACGCCGATGATCCCGTCGTCGTCACCACGCCCAACGCCTCCGCGCGCATCGATGAACTGGTTCGCGCGGCCGGCGGCAGGGTCGAACGCGTCCGACTGGGGTCGCTCCACGAGGGAATCGCGCGCGAACGCGCTCGAGGAGGCGAGGACACCGAACTCGTCTTCGCCGCCGAACCCTGGAAACACATCCACACCGCCTTCGGCGGCTGGATCGACGGCGTGGTCAGTGCCGCGGTCGTCGCCGCGCTCGTCGCCGACACCGGCGATACCGATCGACTCCGGGACCCCGTTACCGAACGCCCCTACCGAAAGGTCAGCATCGAATGTCCGGACGCGGCCAAAGCCGACGTGATGACCGCCCTCGAGACCGAACTCCCCGCGGCGTTTCCGGAGGCGACGGTCGACACGGACTACGGCGTCCGCCTCGAGTTCGCGGACGCGTCGTGGCTGCTCGTTCGACCGAGCGGAACGGAGCCGTACGTCCGCCTCTACGCGGAGAGCGATTCCGTCGACGCCCTCGTCGACGACGCGCGTTCGGTCATCGAAACGGCGGTCGAAAAGAGCCGGTAA
- a CDS encoding MaoC family dehydratase has product MSHQNAGEDNLAAMTNAWSAMTRGFLRTATAANRAAVSAMLPTIDGENGSETNRTAPPIPSVEYSDLDWQFDRTVDDPDHISVSDTVTFEKALTDADVRAFAAVSGDTNRLHLDDEFAADTRFGERIVHGTLVSGLISAALARLPGLTIYLSQDLEFSGPVGVGDRVSARVEIVEDLGNEQYRLETVVRDEDDDATVIDGEAVVLIDDLPAE; this is encoded by the coding sequence ATGTCACACCAGAACGCTGGCGAAGACAACCTCGCTGCCATGACGAACGCGTGGTCGGCGATGACGCGAGGATTTCTTCGAACTGCGACTGCGGCGAATCGTGCCGCCGTCTCCGCGATGCTGCCAACCATCGACGGGGAGAACGGCTCGGAAACGAACAGGACCGCCCCGCCGATCCCGTCGGTCGAGTACTCCGACCTCGACTGGCAGTTCGATCGCACCGTCGACGATCCCGATCACATCAGCGTCAGCGACACCGTCACGTTCGAGAAGGCGCTCACCGACGCGGACGTCCGCGCGTTCGCCGCGGTCAGCGGCGACACGAACCGCCTCCACCTCGACGACGAGTTCGCCGCCGATACCCGCTTCGGCGAGCGCATCGTCCACGGCACGCTCGTCTCCGGGCTCATCAGCGCCGCCCTCGCTCGGCTCCCCGGACTCACCATCTACCTCTCACAGGACCTCGAGTTCAGCGGCCCCGTCGGCGTCGGCGACCGGGTATCGGCCCGTGTCGAGATCGTCGAAGACCTGGGGAACGAGCAGTACCGCCTCGAGACGGTCGTCCGCGACGAGGACGACGACGCGACCGTGATCGACGGCGAGGCCGTCGTGCTGATCGACGACCTGCCCGCGGAGTAA
- a CDS encoding DUF488 family protein: MVRGTLTDTYVAAIQHELVELPPDATRVGVVRRPTSWFHATVDENRPELGPPADLLESMRDAEEDMKMQGLCEEGAHNAAWDQVGFGEAYREYLENADEAQAAVAALDDRLSAGESLALVCYENTEKKRCHRTILREYLETQS, translated from the coding sequence ATGGTCCGAGGGACGCTGACGGACACCTACGTCGCCGCGATCCAGCACGAACTGGTCGAGCTGCCGCCGGACGCGACGCGCGTGGGCGTCGTTCGACGGCCGACGTCGTGGTTTCACGCGACCGTCGACGAGAACCGACCCGAACTCGGCCCGCCGGCCGACCTGCTCGAGTCCATGCGCGACGCCGAGGAGGACATGAAAATGCAGGGCCTCTGTGAGGAAGGGGCTCACAACGCCGCGTGGGACCAGGTCGGGTTCGGCGAGGCGTATCGCGAGTACCTCGAGAACGCTGACGAGGCGCAGGCGGCGGTCGCTGCGCTGGACGATCGGCTGTCAGCCGGCGAGTCGCTGGCGCTGGTCTGCTACGAGAACACCGAGAAGAAGCGGTGTCACCGGACGATTCTCAGGGAGTACCTCGAGACGCAGAGTTGA